A region of the Curvibacter sp. AEP1-3 genome:
AAACCAGAGACATATCCATTGGCAGGCATACACATCACCGATATCGAGTCGGCCATCAACTTCTGGCGAGCGCGTGAACCCTCTCCGGACGGGGTATCCCTGCCCGCGCCCACTCGCGCCTTGGCCGAGGTGTATGCCTTGCTGATCTACTACCACGAGACGGAGGCGGACGAATTCAGCATGCCGCCCAAAGCACTGGCAGCTTGGCAAGCCTGGTATGACTCGACACCCGATACGCCTTGCATCGCGATTTGTTCCACCAGCCAAGGCGATGAGACCTGCAAAGGTTGCGGACGCACCTTTGAAGAAGTGCAACTCTGGCCGGAGATGCGCCCTGCCGAAAAGCGCGCTACCTGGCGCCGCATCACCCTGGATGCCAGCTCATGGCGCTTTAACCGTTATGCCGAGCGGGCAGCAGAATCCAGGTCATTGGGGTGATTTGCTGCTGATTTGATAGCGCCTTGCGCATATTCGATGGGCGCTAGATGCCTATTGGGCTTGAAAGCGGGGGCTTACTTCCAGCGGACAGGTTCAATATCCACGGTGCTGCTACCGTCGCCCAGCATCAATACGCCTTCCTGAACGGTCGCTTGCAATTGCATGCTGCGGGCAGCCAGTTTGGCCAATGCCTGGGATGTCGCCGAGGGGATGCGCCACACCTGCAATTTGTCCAAGCGAATGAGTTTGGTCTCAATCCCCTTCCACCAGATGTCCGCCGAATGCGCGAAAGGATAGAGCAACACGGAGTCGGCTTTGTTGCAGGCCTTGGAAATCGGCTTGTCTTCCGGCTGGCCCACTTCAATCCACAGCCGTTTTTGCCCGGTGAAGTCCGTCAGCGACACATCGGGATCTTCCGGGTCGGACAACCCCGCCCCGAAGGCTAGCGTGCCGTCTCCATTGCAGACGCTTTGCAGCTTATGGGCGTTGAACGCCAGGGCCACCAGACGAACCATCATGCGCTCGTCCGTCTCGCTGGGGTGGCGAGCCAGTGTGAGCGCGTGGTCTGCGTAGTAGCTGTTCTCAATGTCTGCAATCTGCAGATTGGCTTTGTAGATGGTGGATTTGAGTGCCATGGCGTGCCAGTAAGGGGGAGTGGGCGTGGAACACCGCGGAACCGGCTAAGCCGGGCCGCTGGTGTTGTCCCCCTACCAGGGGGAAGCGGCGAATGCCGCTCAGGGGGTCACACGCGTCTAGCGAGTTCAGACGCCTTGCCGGTGTAGCTACCGGGCGTCATGGCCAGCAGGCGCTCTTTCTCGGCCTCGGGAATGTCCAGACCCGCAATAAAGCCTTGCATCAGCTCGCGCGTCATGGCAGCACCCCGGGTGAACTTCTTGAGTTGCTCGTAGGGCTGGGGCAATCCGAAGCGGCGCATCACGGTCTGGATGGGCTCGGCCAACACTTCCCATGAGGAATCAAGGTCCTCGGCGATGGCGGCTTCGTTGATCTCCAGCTTGTTCAAGCCGGTCATCAGCGAGCTGTAGGCCAGCACGGCATAGCCCAAGGCCACGCCCATGTTGCGCAGCACCGTCGAATCGGTCAGGTCGCGCTGCCAACGGGAAATCGGCAGCTTTTCGCTCAGATGGCGCAACAAGGCATTGGCTAAGCCCAGATTGCCCTCGGCGTTTTCAAAGTCAATCGGATTGACCTTGTGCGGCATGGTGGACGAGCCCACTTCGCCGTCCTTGAGCTTTTGTTTGAAGTAACCCAGCGACACATAGCCCCAGATATCGCGGCTCAAGTCGACCAGAATGGTGTTGGTCCGTGCTACCGCATCAAACAGCTCCGCCATGTAATCGTGGGGTTCGATCTGAATGCTGTAGGGCTGGAAAGTCAGGCCCAAGCCCAGCGGTTCGGGGGTCTCCACCACTTTCTTGCTGAAAGCTTCCCAATCAAAGTCGGGCCAGGCGCTCAGGTGGGCGTTGTAGTTGCCAACGGCGCCGTTCATCTTCGCCAGAATTTTTACGTTGGCAATGCGGTCGCAGGCGGCTTGCAGGCGGACGACCACGTTGGCCATTTCCTTGCCCACGGTGGTGGGGCTGGCGGTCTGGCCATGGG
Encoded here:
- a CDS encoding YaeQ family protein; the protein is MALKSTIYKANLQIADIENSYYADHALTLARHPSETDERMMVRLVALAFNAHKLQSVCNGDGTLAFGAGLSDPEDPDVSLTDFTGQKRLWIEVGQPEDKPISKACNKADSVLLYPFAHSADIWWKGIETKLIRLDKLQVWRIPSATSQALAKLAARSMQLQATVQEGVLMLGDGSSTVDIEPVRWK
- a CDS encoding DUF3717 domain-containing protein encodes the protein MAGIHITDIESAINFWRAREPSPDGVSLPAPTRALAEVYALLIYYHETEADEFSMPPKALAAWQAWYDSTPDTPCIAICSTSQGDETCKGCGRTFEEVQLWPEMRPAEKRATWRRITLDASSWRFNRYAERAAESRSLG
- the purB gene encoding adenylosuccinate lyase; this translates as MVSLPSTFSAISALSPLDGRYAAKLATLRPLTSELGYMHRRVQVEVAWFIAMSDAGFEEFKPLTPGARTYLLGLVKNFSEADGEAIKAIEKTTNHDVKAVEYWIKSKFEARPELEKAGEFVHFACTSEDINNTSHALQLRASRDVVVLPALDKIVLKLRDMAHAYADVPMLSRTHGQTASPTTVGKEMANVVVRLQAACDRIANVKILAKMNGAVGNYNAHLSAWPDFDWEAFSKKVVETPEPLGLGLTFQPYSIQIEPHDYMAELFDAVARTNTILVDLSRDIWGYVSLGYFKQKLKDGEVGSSTMPHKVNPIDFENAEGNLGLANALLRHLSEKLPISRWQRDLTDSTVLRNMGVALGYAVLAYSSLMTGLNKLEINEAAIAEDLDSSWEVLAEPIQTVMRRFGLPQPYEQLKKFTRGAAMTRELMQGFIAGLDIPEAEKERLLAMTPGSYTGKASELARRV